The following proteins are encoded in a genomic region of Hyla sarda isolate aHylSar1 chromosome 3, aHylSar1.hap1, whole genome shotgun sequence:
- the LOC130361116 gene encoding WAP four-disulfide core domain protein 3-like isoform X2 encodes MLFYSVKPGTCPLPITRCAATLKGNCTTDSDCSGNLKCCTPVCTPTCTRPLPEKIKPGNCPVVNALIGCSIPGPKPGCFIDENCPGDQKCCKPICSWTCTKPVKDKGKPGKCPVVNTFVPCSTPAPKPLCRSDQNCSGKKKCCNYGCQIMCTDPEL; translated from the exons ATGCTGTTCTATTCAG TAAAACCTGGAACCTGTCCACTTCCAATTACAAGATGTGCCGCTACTTTAAAAGGAAACTGTACAACTGACTCAGATTGTTCTGGAAACCTGAAGTGCTGCACCCCAGTGTGTACACCGACCTGTACAAGGCCTCTCCCAG aaaaaaTTAAACCTGGAAATTGTCCTGTAGTGAATGCCTTAATAGGCTGTTCTATTCCTGGTCCTAAGCCAGGGTGCTTTATTGATGAGAATTGTCCTGGGGATCAGAAGTGCTGCAAGCCGATTTGTAGCTGGACCTGCACAAAGCCTGTTAAAG ATAAAGGTAAACCTGGGAAGTGTCCTGTAGTAAATACATTTGTACCCTGTTCTACTCCTGCTCCTAAGCCGCTGTGCCGCTCTGATCAGAACTGTTCTGGGAAGAAGAAGTGCTGCAACTATGGCTGTCAGATCATGTGCACCGATCCT
- the LOC130361116 gene encoding WAP four-disulfide core domain protein 5-like isoform X1, which produces MAPMTVSLILLVLFCAGTYSKPAAPTVKPGTCPLPITRCAATLKGNCTTDSDCSGNLKCCTPVCTPTCTRPLPEKIKPGNCPVVNALIGCSIPGPKPGCFIDENCPGDQKCCKPICSWTCTKPVKDKGKPGKCPVVNTFVPCSTPAPKPLCRSDQNCSGKKKCCNYGCQIMCTDPEL; this is translated from the exons ATGGCACCAATGACCGTCTCTCTCATTTTGCTCGTTCTGTTTTGTGCCGGAACCTACAGCAAACCAGCAGCGCCAACTG TAAAACCTGGAACCTGTCCACTTCCAATTACAAGATGTGCCGCTACTTTAAAAGGAAACTGTACAACTGACTCAGATTGTTCTGGAAACCTGAAGTGCTGCACCCCAGTGTGTACACCGACCTGTACAAGGCCTCTCCCAG aaaaaaTTAAACCTGGAAATTGTCCTGTAGTGAATGCCTTAATAGGCTGTTCTATTCCTGGTCCTAAGCCAGGGTGCTTTATTGATGAGAATTGTCCTGGGGATCAGAAGTGCTGCAAGCCGATTTGTAGCTGGACCTGCACAAAGCCTGTTAAAG ATAAAGGTAAACCTGGGAAGTGTCCTGTAGTAAATACATTTGTACCCTGTTCTACTCCTGCTCCTAAGCCGCTGTGCCGCTCTGATCAGAACTGTTCTGGGAAGAAGAAGTGCTGCAACTATGGCTGTCAGATCATGTGCACCGATCCT